The genomic window GTTGAATTGTGCTCATTCTATCATATACAAAGACACACTCTATTTTAGTAACTCAAGTGTTGTTAATTATTCCAAGAGCGAAAATGCATCGTAACTCAAGTTCTATGAgttagtattaaatttgatcattATCTCACCAACAACAACTAAAagttatagtaattttaaaacttctaCATCTTGTCCTATATcaacttggtgatgatcctagctcATCTATCTAAATATGAATAACCTCCATTTTATAAAGCCGTGGCTTATCTTTAAGAGTGGTCAATTTCTAATATGGTCTCAGAGCAGATCCAAATCGATAACggatttttatcttttttttaaaagctGAGTGACCaatttctaataaattaaattacaaaaatcaaaattaataagagAAGATGAATCAATCACTTAGatgaaaaatactaaaacaaaaattcaatactaattgagataattaaaatggaatCAGCAACCAAAACACCAAATAGCGGCAACCGGCatgtattataaaatttttgtataaatacGGCCTATagaattctatttatttatttttaaataatttaataggacaagatgcaaattttaataattgatcTATTTTAATAGCGTAATGATCCATTTGAGTATAACAGtgtttataaatgaaaaatatgatggtaaattaaaatgagaaattggaTATCTCTTTAGTGAGTATTTTTATGTAGCATTATTGTGTGAGAGCCATCCTTATTGGACTGTGTGTACTATGTGTGATTGCATAACAAAATTTGGGTGTGTTTATATCCCAATCCCATCCCCTTCTCTCTCATTTCTGTAGATCTCACTACCgcatgtgaaattaaaaagttcGCGTTTTCCGCATCTGAGCACCTCTCTTTCTCGTGAGTTTTCAATTTCTGTTTCTCGCTATCATACTGTATTTGTTTGATTACACGGATTGCACGCGTGTGTTTACGTATATACGTATTTGTATATGCTCTACTGATCCACTGGTTGAAGTTTATCCGGACGGAATCGTGTtcgattcaatttttgtaggGGAAAATTGTTTTCCAGGCTCGTCAATGTGCATTCATTCCGTTTTGGGTTGATATTTGGGGATTTGATCGTTTTTAAGTTGATATTGgggatttcaattattttgatttatacaAGGTACTGAGTTGAACTGAATGTTAATAGAAGCCTTAGGTATAGCTTCTAATTGAGCTTTTTCTGTGGACATTGAGCGTTATTTTTGGTTATGTGATGCATATTTTATTCCTTTGAGGATTAGAAACCTAAGCTTTGCTCTTGGTGCTCTAATGATCATGATAGGCGAGTAAATGAGCCGAATAGATATTGAACCTGAGGAAGACAGCAATGATTTGCCACCACGAATGGCAGCGGGTGAGGCTCAGGAACCGAGTCATCTTCGTGGACAAGACAGGGGAGATCAAACTTCCTGGATGGGTCGGAACAAGAGAGAGATACCATGGAAGGTACATATTACTATTTACATCATAATCACATGTCAATTTAGGTGTTATTGTTtcaaaaggaagaaaaaataaaccaaattttattgttctttaCCTTTTCGTGAAAGTCACTGCCATCAGCTCGTAAACTCTCATCTACTAGTACTCTATTATAAACAAAAGCAGTGATTTTGTACAAGTAAAAGCTAACTTACTTGTCCTCTTGCTATTCAGtgtacttgtaatttctttgACAAGTTAAGAGCTTTGGAGTGGTATATGGAGATCTGAGCACTTCACCACTATATGTATACAGAAGTATATTTTCTGGGATGTCACATCATCATCAGGATACTGATACAATATTTGGGGCATTTTCATTAATCTTTTGGACCTTAACTCTGATTCCATTGCTCAaatatatcattattattctCAGCGCTGACGATAACGGTGAAGGTCTGCTAAATTGGCAATATTAGGAATTTTgtcgaattttttttatcagtcTTGAGAACCTGTTCAATCACCTCAGGTGGGACATTTGCTCTATACTCCCTGCTTTGTCGACACGGAAAATTCAGTCTTCTTCCTAATCAACAAGCAGCTGATGAGGAGCTTTCAGCATACAAATATGGTTCATCGGGACAGTGTACTCCATCTTTAGCACTGAAGAGATCTATAGAGAAGCGCAAAAATTTGCGAACTGTTTTGTTGCTTGTAGTCTTATTGGGTGCTGGCATGGTAATAGGTGATGGTGTAGTTACTCCTGCAATGTCAGGTATTGTGAgtcaaatatatattgttgaCATTAGTTCATTTAGCAATGACTACCCAAATGGTGGTGAAACCGTGTCTGTTGAACtgccttttcctttttcatttggCATCATATATTTAGTTACTTTGGTTGTGAATAATGAATAAGGGGGGCAACTTTCACTTGAGCAATAACTTTGTCCATTTTGTGAGAgcaatatgaaaattttatcttgGATGGGTACTACTAGTTACTAAAGTATCTATGCAGTTGTAAATGGTCGTTCTCCATTGTAAATGAACATCAAACTCACCAAGGTTCACAGTCAGTGGTTATTCTGATATAATGTTTGGCCATGTATGTCCATCATGCATAACACTACTACCTTTATTTCAAGGTTGAATGACATTCCAACCACAGGTTCTCTAGATATGTCATATTATGCtttgtatttgtattaataattatcattatctTGTTTCTGTTTGTAGTACTGTCAGCAGTATCAGGGCTTCAAGCTGCTCACACAAAGTTGCCCTCAGGTATGTCTAGATATGTAAATTTGTTGGCCTGGAATCTTTCTGATATATATGTACTCGCTCCGTTCTGTTCAAGATGtccactttctatatttgaaaattaaaaattcatgttattttaatagattgaagaacaatttttgAGGGTGCAataaaaactatcttcaaatattgaaaaacttgaaactttcgaaattgttgtcgagaaattacgaaaaaaaaatcggtatcatagtattatttgtgggaattttttcattcttgggaaaaaacaaacacgtggcaaagttcgtgatattatttgtcaattttaaagttcgtgggaaaaatccaactttttaaaaatttcataatatgaGATGCCAATATCCTTTTTctaaagagagaaagaaacaTTATGATTTTGTACAATAATTAAACTACGTCGTTTAAGTGAACTGGCGGTCAGATGTAGACATCTCGGTACATTTAGAATTATATTGggcgattttttttttttttggaaatttactAGTACATATTAAAAGTTACTagaaattttactaaaattatgataaaaatctgAATTGGCAAAAAGTTAtgagtatatttataaatttttggtgTATTCATTTCGAATATGATATTAGTCTTAAAATCATcagggaaaaaataataaaatacacaaGATGTAATATTCAATTGgaattaattagtgaataGTGCTGTCCTTTCCCCCCTTTATATGCGGTAATTAAATCTGTTGCTTGTTGGCTGCAGGCAGGGAATGGATCCACAAATGACATATATCCATCAAACTCAAAGTGGGTAAGTATGCaaaaatttttgttatttgaattttggaacgagaaaatatggaaaattagTTTATGAAactgatactccctccatttcttcatagttgagtcatttccatatatagaaactttttcctctctcttactttattctctctactttattcattttttactttattctctctaccttttttctctttcttactttttttatctatttatttaacacactcaacattttattataaaagtaatatataaaagtaggacccacactccactaacattttcaactcacttttcattacatttcttaaaacccatgtccggttaaactgggacgaattatgtgggatggagggagtaaatcTCTTGTTTGTTGGCTTCAGGCAGGGAATAGATCCACGGATGCCATATATCCATCAAACTCAAAGTGGGTAAGTAtgcaaaatttgtttttatttgaattttggaacGAGAAATTATAGATATGGAAAATTGgttttgtgaaaatgataCATCAAAACAAGCatataatagataaaatgaaattcaatttgatAAACACATGATTGGTCTTTGTTGATGCATCTCAGAGCAAAAGGAAGGCTGCATATTATGCACTTGACACAGCAGTCAAATTCGGGACCCTTTCCACCTTCGGCCTCTGCACTATTATGTGACAATATTTATATGAGAGAAccaaataaattcataaagaAATACTAATGATATTGTACGCACAGTCTAACAATGTTGATTggactactttttttctttcttgttcatgtaatctttatcttttgtttttgggtGGATATGTTTACCGTGaaagacaaaatataaaatgatgtaCGTAGTACTAAGAGATAActaattatacattattttttttttcttattttattctctgtGTTTAAAAGAACCGTATCGCTATGGAAGGAGTATGTTTATCCTTGTACGGTACTACACCCTTTGTCCGCCAATTAATGACACATTTTAACTCGTCACAGATTTTAAgagttgtttgattttataaagaaaatgaatgaacaaaattagatgaatattaatcctatttttatatattattattataatagaatgtgagtgtaatgagttggTGAAGTATGAGGTTCACCTactaaaatagataaaagaaaaatgtctTTTAGGACGTGTATTCATAAATAGGATAGTatcaaaaaaatgtataacCAATAACTAAGGTCATTTCAACTTAcaaattaagttatttttagATCGTTTTAGCTCAAATGAGTTCATACTCTTcgtataaattaaaacaatctTAAATGACCATTTGACATCTAATGAACTCCGTGTTTTTAATCTCATTCTTTCATTGTTTATGTAATGGTTGAAATTTGCTCTTAAAGATTATGCATTAgaatttagttaattttttcatcACTGGtctttataaaatgttttgtgtGCCCCATTGGTCTCAGGTAGGAAGAGTGGCCAGAATGTGGTGGCCATGGTTACCGGAGAGGCATCAACTGAAGTTGTCGACGCTACCTAAACTGAGACCCCTGAAATAGTCACAAAAATTCAGGAAACTTTAAGATCTTTTATGATTTATCTATTTCATGTATCGGTctttctattaattaattaattaattaattaattacgaTATGTATATTTGCATTGGGATAAAGTTGAAGACAAGTATGTCGTTACTTCTCTGGGGTGGCAGGACTACTCAGACTCATTGCCAACACCGGAGTTATCTCTgtaagtatattattatatggcCGACTGCCCCAAAATCATtaagtttgattaaattttggttcgttttataaatttaaaattgggctgaaaaactataaaattgagaattttcGCATTTAGTTACATTGGtaaatgattatttgattGTAAAACTTTTAACTTCGAGCAAATTTTGACTTAGCATATCGATTTTAAATTGATCTGATTTTTGGCTGATGCAAATTTCAATGCATATTAGTGTTAATCGCATAACTCTTGATTTTATCTGattttacaattaataaagattTTCGATGCATATTAGAACAATGTTGCATATTAATTGCTAAAACTATGCGTTTTGGCTATATCATCATATCATGTCTGCgctaataattcaaaaacaaaaatggttAGAAACTTGGAATGATCCATTAATACTAGCTAGTTTCTAAATTCATATTGtatgtttatttgtttaatatattttcctCATTTAATTTGCAAGGCTATTGACAAGCTTCCACTCATTCCTGGAGTTCTCGAGCTCGTAGGAATTGGATATACTGGcattagttt from Salvia hispanica cultivar TCC Black 2014 unplaced genomic scaffold, UniMelb_Shisp_WGS_1.0 HiC_scaffold_302, whole genome shotgun sequence includes these protein-coding regions:
- the LOC125198859 gene encoding potassium transporter 4-like, translated to QVKSFGVVYGDLSTSPLYVYRSIFSGMSHHHQDTDTIFGAFSLIFWTLTLIPLLKYIIIILSADDNGEGGTFALYSLLCRHGKFSLLPNQQAADEELSAYKYGSSGQCTPSLALKRSIEKRKNLRTVLLLVVLLGAGMVIGDGVVTPAMSVLSAVSGLQAAHTKLPSGMSRYVNLLAWNLSDIYVLAPFCSRCPLSIFEN